The following coding sequences lie in one Rutidosis leptorrhynchoides isolate AG116_Rl617_1_P2 chromosome 6, CSIRO_AGI_Rlap_v1, whole genome shotgun sequence genomic window:
- the LOC139851781 gene encoding protein LIGHT-DEPENDENT SHORT HYPOCOTYLS 10-like, which yields MSYDRGKEVVDQGSSINPPLSPSRYESQKRRDWNTFCQYLRNQIPPIHISQCNSSHVLEFLGYLDQFGKTKVHLQGCVFFGQPDPPAPCSCPLRQAWGSLDALIGRLRAAYEENGGTPESNPFASSTIRLFLREVKECQAKARGIPYKKKKKSIKGSSGEDSTS from the coding sequence ATGTCATACGATCGAGGAAAGGAGGTTGTAGATCAAGGATCATCGATCAATCCACCGCTTTCACCTAGTCGTTACGAGTCTCAAAAACGTCGAGATTGGAACACATTCTGCCAATATCTAAGAAACCAAATACCACCTATACATATCTCTCAATGCAATAGCAGCCATGTTCTAGAGTTCCTTGGGTACCTTGACCAATTTGGAAAAACTAAAGTTCATTTACAAGGTTGTGTATTTTTCGGGCAGCCTGATCCGCCCGCTCCTTGCTCCTGTCCACTTAGACAAGCATGGGGCAGTCTTGATGCCCTAATCGGGCGTCTTCGGGCTGCCTACGAGGAAAACGGTGGGACACCCGAGTCAAACCCTTTCGCTAGTAGTACTATTCGGCTTTTTCTTCGAGAAGTGAAAGAATGTCAAGCTAAAGCTAGAGGAATCCCATATAAAAAGAAGAAGAAATCTATCAAGGGTTCATCAGGAGAAGACTCAACTTCATGA
- the LOC139855970 gene encoding uncharacterized protein: MSQQKEEAHINGSIDVQEHHQDVEETVVSDDDVIDYSVKPEFYDPNLDDKDQLWVQKKRKGQYSDAVLCCPACFTTLCLECQRHEKYVTQYRAVFVVNCKTKISHVSEEGSLKRKRVKKGGNSADVGSTKPVCCSVCETEVGVIDEDEIYHFYNVLPSECS; the protein is encoded by the exons ATGTCGCAACAGAAGGAGGAGGCACATATCAATGGATCTATTGATGTTCAAGAACATCATCAAGATGTTGAAGAAACAGTAG TTTCAGATGATGACGTGATAGACTATTCGGTTAAACCAGAGTTTTATGATCCTAATCTTGACGATAAAGATCAGTTGTGGGTTCAAAAGAAAAGGAAAGGTCAATATTCGGATGCAGTTCTTTGCTGTCCTGCCTGTTTTACAACTCTCTGCCTCGAGTGTCAAAG GCATGAAAAATATGTGACCCAATACCGAGCAGTCTTTGTGGTAAATTGCAAGACAAAGATAAGTCATGTATCAGAGGAAGGAAGTTTGAaacgtaaacgagttaaaaagggagGTAATTCAGCAGACGTTGGATCAACCAAACCTGTTTGTTGCTCGGTTTGTGAGACTGAGGTTGGGGTCATTGATGAAGACGAGATCTACCATTTCTACAATGTTCTTCCAAGCGAGTGTTCATAA
- the LOC139855746 gene encoding prefoldin subunit 5-like, producing the protein MASSRGMMISELEKLSLEQLKSVKEQTDAEVNLLQDSLNNIRTATNRLDLASTALQDLSQRPQGKKMLVPLTASLYVAGTLDDAEKVLVDVGTGYFIEKTMDEGKNYCERKINLLKSNYDQLLEVASKKKNIADEAGVVLQAKLKQPSTASS; encoded by the exons ATGGCGTCGTCtcgagggatgatgatatcggaaCTAGAGAAACTGAGCTTGGAACAATTGAAATCAGTAAAAGAACAAACAGATGCTGAAGTTAATCTTCTTCAAGATAGTCTTAATAACATCCGTACTGCTACTAATCGTCTTGATCTCGCCTCTACCGCCCTTCAAGATCTTTCTCAAAGACCTCAAG GAAAGAAAATGTTGGTGCCTTTAACAGCCTCACTGTATGTTGCTGGGACACTTGATGATGCTGAAAAAGTTCTTGTTGATGTTGGTACTGGTTATTTCATTGAG AAAACGATGGATGAAGGGAAGAATTATTGTGAACGGAAAATCAACTTGCTTAAATCGAATTATGACCAACTTTTAGAG GTGGCTAGCAAGAAGAAAAACATAGCAGATGAGGCTGGAGTGGTGTTGCAAGCCAAATTGAAACAACCATCTACTGCATCATCATAG
- the LOC139852532 gene encoding E3 ubiquitin ligase BIG BROTHER-related-like, translating to MENSKDQVSNSSNNNDENPSTNNNNTTTNDVVVDENLNNVRSSRVSSRTPFTNLSQVDADLALARTLQDQERAYMMLRMNGEGSDHESWETGSYVHEDDDEFDHHNSEYDASDAEVEEDAFDVHAHIEQLGSGEVGASIQLDPASFPNDEAYARALQDAEDQEMAARLLALTGIHEMVTEDEEEVEEEDDDINDQGANSQDPWDDVDPDELSYEELIALGEVVGTETRGLSADSIASLRSVTYKTQNIQNGSSETCVICRLDYEDGDNLILLSCKHSYHSDCITNWLQINKVCPVCSTEVSTSGPAS from the exons ATGGAGAACTCCAAAGACCAAGTCagcaacagcagcaacaacaacgaTGAAAACCCtagcactaacaataataatacaactactaatgatgttgttgttgatgaaaatTTGAATAATGTTAGGAGTTCTAGGGTTAGTTCTAGAACTCCGTTTACGAATCTCAGTCAGGTGGATGCTGATCTTGCTCTTGCCCGTACATTACAAGATCAG GAAAGGGCGTATATGATGTTAAGAATGAATGGAGAAGGGAGTGACCACGAGAGTTGGGAAACTGGAAGCTATGTGcatgaggatgatgatgaattTGATCATCACAATAGTGAATATGATGCTTCTGATGCTGAAGTAGAAGAAGATGCATTTGATGTTCATGCTCATATCGAACAACTTGGATCTGGAGAGGTGGGTGCAAGTATCCAGTTGGATCCTGCTTCTTTCCCAAATGACGAGGCTTATGCAAGAGCACTTCAAGATGCTGAGGATCAAGAAATGGCTGCTAGATTATTGGCTCTCACCGGCATTCATGAAA TGGTTACAGAGGATGAAGAGGAGGTGGAGGAGGAAGATGATGATATTAATGATCAAGGTGCTAATTCTCAG GATCCATGGGATGATGTTGACCCGGATGAACTATCATACGAG GAACTGATTGCACTGGGTGAAGTAGTTGGGACCGAAACTAGAGGTCTTTCTGCTGATTCAATTGCTTCTTTGCGTTCGGTGACATACAAGACCCAAAATATACAAAATGGGAGCAGTGAAAC ATGTGTGATTTGTCGTTTGGACTATGAGGATGGTGATAACTTGATCTTACTTTCATGCAAACACTCGTACCATTCTGACTGTATTACCAACTGGTTGCAAATAAACAAG GTGTGCCCTGTTTGCAGCACCGAAGTCTCCACATCTGGTCCTGCAAGTTAA